A genomic window from Silene latifolia isolate original U9 population chromosome 11, ASM4854445v1, whole genome shotgun sequence includes:
- the LOC141615192 gene encoding mechanosensitive ion channel protein 10-like, which translates to MHALLSSTPIQSATSKHTPIPVSQPDDMVRKHNTETMLRQISVVEEPPNDQQNDDNTTYDNKEIKKKQNAKSSNYKMFDKETRRRVLCSCYLAICFLAIGLCIASIKVRVFQEASLKGLRMWQWCLLIAALLSGPLLSYAIVKFIMLFIDRDFSIRENVIYYVVGLGESATVVLWFSMILVAWLWVVDEPSYLGLPQQDIGVIKKKYATTFHIITVTLVTLILGSFLWVLKDLVIMKAKSSFHIRRFFDRIKKALFHQYVIERLSQGSQAENSNSQDDTDFVITSSSSYKTNSFRKVGLGRKERRVVDLSSFEDVRQENVSCWGMKILIEEMIENPSLKYYKYSQDEKKIECENIDGENEAILAAKTIFPLMVSDEVESPHLGKRELLRCFSKEKLDEVENCLLEGAHSRHVQIDIFKKWMVKVYKYRKALVRALDANKSLFKMFNRFVDVLLVFLIFALWLIMLRVETRKVIFLIGSALVGSAFIFGETTKKLLENILFVFLVHPFDIGDCCLIDNTPVIIEEINFLTTTVLTFDNEMKHYPNAVLSNQSISNYTRSPHMGDFVTLSLDINTPTHKLDHLRNKIRSYIENNPQYWAGGHHWEIELENMTTIKMTLRLQHTINYHEFTERQVRKSELVLEIKNVLLDVALTVKSTTGDDVAQ; encoded by the exons ATGCATGCACTGCTCTCTTCCACGCCAATTCAGAGCGCAACTTCGAAGCACACTCCCATCCCGGTTTCACAGCCAG ACGACATGGTCAGGAAGCACAATACTGAGACAATGCTCCGACAAATATCTGTGGTTGAAGAACCACCAAATGATCAACAAAATGATGATAATACTACATATGATAACAAAGAAATCAAGAAGAAACAGAACGCTAAGTCTAGCAATTACAAAATGTTCGACAAAGAGACGAGAAGAAGGGTTTTATGTTCGTGCTACCTAGCAATATGCTTTTTGGCGATTGGATTATGTATCGCAAGTATTAAAGTTCGTGTGTTTCAAGAAGCGTCCCTAAAAGGCTTACGGATGTGGCAATGGTGCTTGCTAATCGCGGCACTTCTATCTGGCCCTCTCCTAAGCTATGCCATCGTTAAATTCATCATGCTCTTTATAGACCGAGACTTCTCTATTAGAGAAAATGTGATATACTATGTTGTCGGGTTGGGTGAGAGTGCCACGGTTGTGCTATGGTTTAGTATGATACTCGTCGCTTGGCTCTGGGTGGTGGATGAACCTAGCTACCTAGGCCTACCACAACAAGACATTGGCGTAATCAAGAAAAAATATGCTACGACTTTTCATATCATAACGGTGACATTAGTGACCTTAATATTAGGTTCTTTCTTATGGGTATTAAAGGACTTGGTGATTATGAAGGCGAAATCTTCATTTCACATTAGACGATTTTTTGACAGAATTAAAAAAGCACTATTTCATCAATATGTGATTGAAAGGCTCTCCCAAGGATCTCAAGCTGAAAATTCCAATAGTCAAGATGATACTGATTTTGTAATTACGAGTTCAAGTAGTTATAAGACGAATTCCTTTCGTAAAGTAGGTCTAGGAAGAAAGGAAAGAAGGGTGGTTGATTTGTCAAGCTTTGAGGATGTTCGCCaagaaaatgtttcttgttgggGGATGAAGATTTTGATTGAGGAGATGATTGAAAATCCGAGTCTAAAATATTACAAGTATAGCCAAGATGAAAAGAAAATTGAATGTGAAAATATTGATGGCGAAAATGAAGCTATTCTCGCCGCTAAGACCATCTTTCCTTTAATGGTTTCTGATGAAGTTGAATC TCCTCACCTAGGAAAGCGAGAACTATTAAGGTGTTTCTCAAAAGAAAAATTGGATGAAGTGGAGAACTGTTTGCTCGAAGGAGCCCATAGCCGACATGTTCAAATTGATATTTTCAAAAAATGGATG GTGAAGGTATATAAATACCGTAAAGCACTAGTTCGCGCTTTGGATGCAAACAAGAGCTTATTCAAGATGTTTAATAGATTTGTAGACGTGCTTTTGGTTTTCCTTATCTTTGCTCTATGGCTTATTATGCTTAGAGTTGAGACTAGGAAAGTCATTTTCCTCATTGGGAGTGCACTTGTTGGTTCGGCCTTCATTTTCGGAGAAACTACTAAGAAACTTCTTGAAAACATTTTGTTTGTGTTTCTTGTGCATCCTTTCGACATTGGCGATTGTTGTCTAATTGATAATACCCCG GTGATCATTGAGGAAATTAACTTTCTTACAACAACGGTGTTGACATTTGACAATGAGATGAAACATTATCCAAACGCAGTTTTGTCTAACCAATCTATCAGCAACTATACAAGAAGCCCTCATATGGGTGACTTTGTCACACTTTCTTTAGATATCAATACACCCACTCATAAATTGGATCACCTCAGAAACAAAATAAGAAG TTACATTGAGAACAATCCACAATACTGGGCCGGGGGACATCACTGGGAGATTGAGTTAGAGAATATGACTACCATTAAAATGACGTTGCGTCTCCAGCACACCATTAACTACCATGAGTTCACTGAAAGACAAGTCCGCAAGAGTGAGCTTGTGCTCGAAATTAAGAACGTTCTTCTCGATGTGGCCTTAACTGTTAAAAGTACAACTGGGGATGATGTCGCACAATAA